Part of the Vigna unguiculata cultivar IT97K-499-35 chromosome 3, ASM411807v1, whole genome shotgun sequence genome, aaggatcagctgtgAAACTTTCAGCTCGATTCAACGGTCAACGAAGTAGGAACCTTcattacgaaaagtgtgcagtgtagaaaaaaatagcgccacatcaatcaaacatattcAATCCATAACGAAAATAAGTACACtgtatttcaaagaaaaaggagttctagcttcccttacctggagtGAGCTAACAAAAGACTTTGACACCAAACAATGGAGTACAACAACTCTAGGGGCAGATTCAAGAGGTGGGTAGAAAATTGTTGAGCTAACGTGAAGAGAGCCAAAGTCCAAACCCTAGTAGAAGGTGGTTGCATCTCTAAGAGATGGGAAGAAGtagtttttctgaaaaaatgagTGGAATGAGATGGTTAGGGCAATAAGGATCTTGAATATCCTATGGGGCAGCCATTAGGCCCAACATATGGGAATAAGCCCTAAAACattatgattgaaaaataaatgaaccttacaattttaatttttttagtggtgtaatatgataatttaagAGTGATTGAAATGGTAGATTAAAATTAACTcaaaaaaaatatgtcaaaatattattatcatatcttTAATAATGTTATGAATGAATGAGTCAACTTGTATGATGCGGTAACTAAGGTAAGCACGCTGCATTCATTCCACTCTGTAACATTGATATGCTAAGATGCCAACTTTTAATGCTTTATTCAATGGAATGCCACTATTCTCAACAAATTCGGCCCTTTTACTACGTGCTGTCCATTTCGTTATTATGTTTTGAGCTAGCTTCTGAAAATGTCTTCATCGGTGTGGTTAATCTATTTCCTCCTTTTTCAACATATCTCTTCTCTGTGAAACCAATTCTCAAGTCAATTCTCTATCTTATCTAATTCTGTCTTACATACTCAGAAGTTGCTAAATCTTGACTAACTTCTCTTACTTCATCTAAATATAGCGTTagtatattaattgaaatatcttTTGCTTCGTTAATTATTACTTTCTTTAACGCCGACACTTTATATCTGCTTATCAGGATAGTGTTTGGTCTAATCAATATGGTTGGGTTGAGATGTTTTTACTGAAATTGAGAAAATTGGTATTAAGTCTTCTACATTGGTATAAACCTCAACCCACTGGGCGCGTGCATGCGTGACCTTCCAGAACACTTCATCGGATAAATTGACTCCTAGTAGTCAAATATAGCAGCTTGAAGGATATAATATAACATACGACATCCTCATCCATTTTTAATACCCAAACAAATCACATTCCAAACAAACATGTCTTCAACCTTCACCATAGTTTTACTCATAGTTGTGTTCTTGGGCAGTGCACTCTCGGAGCTATGCAACCCACAAGACAAGCAAGCCCTTCTCCAATTCAAGAAAGACCTTGGCAACCCCACCACTCTCTCCTCATGGCTTCCAACCACCGACTGTTGCGACAGAACCTGGCAAGGTGTTTTATGCGACACCGACACCCAAACATACCGCGTCAACAACCTCGACCTCTCCGACCTTAACCTCCCAAAACCCTATCCCATCCCTTCCTCCCTCGCCAACCTCCCCAACCTCAATTTTCTCTACATTGGTCGCACCAACAACCTCGTCGGTCCGATCCCCCGCGCCATCGCTAACCTCACCCAACTCCGTTATCTCTATATCACCCACACCAATGTCTCCGGCGCAATACCCGATTTCTTGTCACAGATCAAGACCCTCGTCACCCTCGACTTCTCCTACAACGCCCTCTCCGGCACCCTCCCACCCTCCATCTCTTCTCTCCCCAACCTCGTTGGGATCACCTTCGACGGCAACCGAATCTCCGGCGCCATCCCCGACTCCTACGGCTCCTTTTCCAAGCTCTTCACGTCGATGACCATCTCCCGCAACCGCCTCACCGGGAAGATCCCGGCGACGTTTTCGAATCTGAACCTGGCGTTCGTTGACTTGTCTCGGAACATGCTGGAGGGTGACGCGTCGGTGTTGTTCGGGTCGGGTAAGAACACGCAGAAGATACATCTGGCGAAGAACTCTCTTGCTTTCGATCTGGGGAAAGTAGGGTTGTCAAAGAACTTGAACGGGTTGGATCTAAGGAACAACCGTATCTATGGGACGCTGCCTCAGGGGCTCACGCAGCTTAAGTTTCTGCACAGTTTGAATGTGAGCTTCAATAATCTGTGCGGTGAGATTCCTCAAGGTGGGAACTTGCAGAGATTTGACGTGTCTTCTTACGCTAACAACAAGTGCTTGTGTGGCTCTCCTCTTCCTGCTTGCACTTGATCATTTCATTTCCAGATTTGGTAATATATGGATGCATAATGTTTGCCTTTGTATGAACATCTATGGTGGTGTCTGCACCTCATCAACGCTTAGAttgagaaaattattttataggaCATATGATGTAATAAATGTCTTCTATCATTATCCATCCTATAAAGTGAATAAAAATGTTTACTTTTGTTAGTACTATTCGCTCTGTCCCacagttaaatataatttttttatacattttaactAAAGTAACACTTCCTCCGTAGATAGATCAAACTTATTTCATTCATTCCTTTAACAAAGCGactaaaataagttaaaaaaattatttagtggaaacaaatttaaatattaatattactttataatataaatatcaattattttttagataattataaatactaaaaCTTTGTATAATTTGTACCTGGAGGTAATACTTAGGAAGTGTTGCTCTGCTGCtacaataataaatttactaCACCCAACATTTTACTTTTAGTATAGTTGTT contains:
- the LOC114176041 gene encoding polygalacturonase inhibitor 2: MSSTFTIVLLIVVFLGSALSELCNPQDKQALLQFKKDLGNPTTLSSWLPTTDCCDRTWQGVLCDTDTQTYRVNNLDLSDLNLPKPYPIPSSLANLPNLNFLYIGRTNNLVGPIPRAIANLTQLRYLYITHTNVSGAIPDFLSQIKTLVTLDFSYNALSGTLPPSISSLPNLVGITFDGNRISGAIPDSYGSFSKLFTSMTISRNRLTGKIPATFSNLNLAFVDLSRNMLEGDASVLFGSGKNTQKIHLAKNSLAFDLGKVGLSKNLNGLDLRNNRIYGTLPQGLTQLKFLHSLNVSFNNLCGEIPQGGNLQRFDVSSYANNKCLCGSPLPACT